In one window of Pseudomonas chlororaphis subsp. chlororaphis DNA:
- the ftsH gene encoding ATP-dependent zinc metalloprotease FtsH — MNKSHQWNLSYFVIALAMVALAQFLFFDRHVVQDIPYSQFLQLLNAQKVSDLRIEKDRISGKLQPPIDGHDRFSTVRVEPALAADLARSAVGFRGINENTLMSNLLGWLLPFVLIMAVWHFLFRGLAEKQGLGGLMSIGKSRAKVFVERDTGVTFADVAGIDEARAELVEIVSFLKDKARYARLGAHIPKGTLLVGPPGTGKTLVAKAIAGEAGVPFFSISGSEFVEMFVGVGAARVRDLFEQARQAAPCIIFIDELDALGKMRGIGAFGGNDEKEQTLNQLLAELDGFDPREGVVLLAATNRPEILDPALLRAGRFDRQLLIDRPDRKGREAILKVHLKKIAAAADLDCQRIADITTGFTGADLANLVNEAAIVATRRGAESVHLDDFTSAVERLIAGVERKSSLLHPDERKVVAYHEMGHALAASSLPAMDPVHKVSIIPRAAGSLGYTLQRPTEDHFLISCQMLKDRIVVLMAGRAAEFLAYGQISTGAADDLGHATDIARQLITRFGMDSTLGQSVLERQPASYLGEHLPRGGERDYSEQTAREVDLGIRALLDEAYDKAKALLQSRRNDLDAGARLLLEKETLTPEEFPPLRPLVPAPALQRLSAL; from the coding sequence ATGAACAAAAGTCACCAATGGAACCTGTCCTACTTCGTGATCGCGTTGGCCATGGTCGCCCTCGCCCAGTTTCTCTTTTTCGATCGTCATGTCGTGCAGGACATTCCTTACAGCCAGTTCCTGCAACTGCTGAACGCGCAGAAGGTCAGCGATTTGCGGATTGAGAAGGATCGGATCAGCGGCAAACTGCAGCCCCCCATCGATGGGCACGACCGGTTCTCGACGGTGCGGGTCGAGCCGGCGCTGGCGGCGGATCTTGCCCGATCGGCGGTCGGATTCAGAGGAATCAATGAAAACACCCTGATGAGTAACCTGCTGGGATGGTTGCTACCTTTTGTCCTCATCATGGCGGTCTGGCATTTCCTGTTTCGCGGGCTGGCGGAAAAACAGGGCCTGGGTGGATTGATGAGCATCGGCAAGTCCCGGGCCAAAGTGTTCGTGGAGCGCGATACCGGGGTGACCTTCGCCGATGTCGCGGGCATCGATGAAGCCAGGGCCGAACTGGTGGAGATCGTCTCGTTCCTCAAGGACAAGGCCAGGTACGCACGCCTTGGGGCGCATATTCCCAAGGGGACGTTGCTGGTCGGCCCGCCGGGTACAGGCAAGACCCTGGTGGCCAAGGCCATCGCCGGGGAAGCCGGGGTACCGTTTTTCTCGATCTCGGGCTCCGAATTCGTCGAAATGTTCGTTGGCGTCGGTGCCGCCCGAGTGCGTGATCTGTTCGAGCAGGCCAGGCAGGCCGCACCCTGCATTATTTTCATCGATGAGCTCGATGCCCTGGGCAAGATGCGGGGTATCGGCGCGTTCGGTGGCAATGACGAAAAAGAACAGACGCTCAACCAGCTACTGGCCGAGCTGGACGGATTCGACCCTCGCGAAGGCGTCGTCCTGCTGGCCGCGACCAATCGTCCCGAGATTCTCGACCCGGCACTGTTACGGGCGGGCCGGTTCGACCGGCAGTTGCTGATCGATCGTCCCGATCGCAAAGGCCGAGAGGCGATTCTCAAGGTCCACCTGAAAAAAATTGCCGCGGCAGCGGACCTCGATTGCCAGCGTATCGCCGACATCACCACCGGTTTCACGGGTGCCGACCTGGCCAACCTGGTCAACGAAGCCGCCATCGTGGCCACCCGCCGCGGCGCCGAGTCGGTCCATCTCGACGATTTCACCTCGGCGGTGGAACGCCTTATCGCAGGGGTTGAGCGCAAGAGCAGTCTGTTGCACCCCGACGAACGCAAGGTGGTGGCTTATCACGAGATGGGCCATGCTCTGGCCGCCAGTAGCCTGCCTGCCATGGACCCGGTCCACAAGGTTTCGATCATCCCCCGCGCCGCCGGCTCTCTGGGCTATACCTTGCAGCGGCCGACCGAGGATCACTTCCTGATCAGTTGTCAGATGCTCAAGGATCGGATTGTCGTGCTGATGGCCGGGCGCGCCGCCGAGTTCCTTGCCTATGGCCAGATATCCACCGGCGCCGCCGACGACCTGGGGCACGCCACCGATATTGCCCGCCAGTTGATCACTCGGTTCGGCATGGACTCGACACTCGGCCAGTCGGTACTCGAACGGCAACCTGCAAGCTATTTGGGCGAACACCTGCCGCGAGGTGGCGAGAGAGACTATTCGGAACAAACCGCCCGGGAAGTTGACCTGGGTATCCGCGCCTTGCTCGATGAAGCCTATGACAAGGCCAAGGCCCTGCTCCAGAGCCGCAGGAACGACCTGGATGCCGGAGCCCGCCTGCTGCTGGAAAAGGAAACCCTGACCCCCGAGGAGTTTCCACCGCTCCGACCGCTGGTGCCGGCCCCGGCTTTGCAGCGGCTGAGCGCGCTCTGA
- a CDS encoding BON domain-containing protein: MSDLNLRKFILEELEFQPDIDAANIGVTVENGVVTLTGHVNSYAQKISAERAVKAIKGVRALAEEIQVRLEKGAGTADDTIANRALNILNWSSDVPEGDIKIMVQNGWITLEGEVDWQYQKETAERAVRKLSGVVGVDNQLTLRPRVDAGDIRQRIEQALKRNAEIDAKAIHIKVDGDVVKLEGKVHLWRERQIAERAAWSVPGVRKVDDHLLIA, encoded by the coding sequence ATGAGCGACCTGAATCTGCGTAAATTCATTCTGGAGGAGCTGGAGTTCCAGCCCGATATCGATGCCGCCAACATCGGTGTGACAGTGGAGAACGGTGTGGTCACGCTCACTGGCCACGTCAACAGCTACGCCCAGAAAATCAGTGCCGAACGTGCGGTAAAGGCCATCAAGGGGGTGCGTGCGCTGGCCGAGGAAATCCAGGTCAGGCTGGAAAAAGGCGCCGGCACGGCGGACGACACCATTGCCAACCGAGCCTTGAACATCCTCAACTGGAGTTCAGACGTACCTGAAGGAGACATCAAGATCATGGTACAGAACGGCTGGATCACCCTCGAAGGCGAAGTCGATTGGCAGTACCAGAAAGAAACCGCGGAGCGGGCGGTGCGTAAATTGTCTGGCGTGGTGGGCGTGGACAACCAGCTCACCCTGCGTCCGCGAGTGGATGCAGGCGATATCCGGCAGCGTATCGAGCAAGCTCTCAAGCGCAATGCGGAAATCGATGCCAAGGCCATTCACATCAAGGTCGACGGCGATGTGGTAAAGCTTGAAGGCAAGGTTCATTTGTGGCGCGAACGGCAGATAGCCGAACGAGCTGCCTGGTCGGTGCCGGGGGTGAGGAAGGTAGACGATCATTTGCTGATTGCCTGA
- a CDS encoding universal stress protein, with the protein MLKIQRLLLIAPTEMIRTPAFERAQALANATGAMLHIVAFDYVNALAVAGLFDHDAMAQAREGYLQVHRYWLEQQARLERCKGGHVTTEVVWARLSPAHVLEYVNDFHPDLVIKDVQRVPALDRVFHRPLDWLLLRDCPAPLHLVSRAENPKPLKILAAIDLSHLEALTQGLNERVLDLASTLATSCGATLHLLNVSNWSVVGDAVTSVPTSSLDASLRDAVNDAQQEAFDLLAERYGIEEGRRHLLAGIPHQAIEHFARRNAFDMVVLGTACRHGVEMFVGSTAERLLRHAPCSLMLVKPPVEAG; encoded by the coding sequence ATGTTGAAAATACAACGTTTACTGCTCATTGCACCGACGGAGATGATTCGCACCCCCGCATTCGAGCGGGCACAGGCGCTGGCCAACGCAACAGGTGCGATGTTGCACATTGTCGCGTTCGATTACGTCAACGCACTGGCGGTGGCCGGCCTGTTCGACCACGACGCGATGGCCCAGGCCCGGGAAGGCTACCTGCAGGTGCACCGTTACTGGCTCGAGCAACAGGCCAGGCTTGAACGATGCAAAGGAGGGCATGTGACCACTGAAGTGGTCTGGGCCAGGCTGAGCCCGGCCCACGTGCTTGAGTATGTGAACGACTTCCACCCGGACCTGGTGATCAAGGATGTGCAACGGGTGCCGGCACTCGACCGGGTCTTCCATCGGCCTCTGGACTGGCTGCTGCTGCGCGACTGCCCCGCCCCCTTGCACCTGGTCAGCCGCGCGGAAAACCCCAAGCCGCTGAAGATCCTCGCCGCCATCGACCTGTCTCACCTGGAAGCGCTGACCCAAGGGCTCAACGAACGGGTTCTCGACCTGGCCTCGACGCTGGCAACGTCCTGCGGCGCTACCTTGCACCTGCTCAATGTCAGCAACTGGTCGGTGGTGGGCGACGCGGTGACGAGTGTGCCGACCTCGAGCCTGGACGCCAGCTTGCGGGATGCGGTCAACGATGCCCAGCAAGAGGCCTTCGATCTGCTTGCCGAGCGTTATGGCATCGAGGAGGGCCGCCGACATTTGCTGGCCGGCATTCCCCATCAGGCGATCGAGCATTTTGCCCGCAGGAACGCCTTCGACATGGTTGTGCTGGGCACGGCCTGCCGCCACGGCGTCGAGATGTTCGTCGGCAGTACCGCCGAGCGCCTGCTGCGCCATGCCCCCTGCAGCCTGATGCTGGTCAAACCACCCGTCGAGGCCGGCTGA
- a CDS encoding MBL fold metallo-hydrolase RNA specificity domain-containing protein: protein MRMSFLGAAGTVTGSKYLLEYEGQHVLIDCGLFQGYKQLRLHNWDPFQLPVRDLDAIVLTHAHLDHSGYLPVLARNGYRGPVYATAATCELVKILLRDSGRLQEEEAEFANRHGYSKHTPALPLYTEQDAERALKLLRPLELHHRVDIVPGMSIQLRCAGHILGAATVEVVAGGVTLVCSGDLGRPNDPLMFAPETIEHADYLLVESTYGDRRHPVESPEEQLAQVINRTAMRRGITLVPSFAVGRAQLLMYHLYRLLQRRAIPDLPIYLNSPMATDVTRLYQRFRSEHRLSQEECEGMCHVAHFVRTTQESINLDLQRTPAVIIAASGMATGGRVVHHLKALAPNPINTLLVPGFQAGGTRGAQIVAGAESVRIHGKDVPIRAEVVPMETLSAHADADEIMQWLRGFKRPPKHTFVVHGEPNASDVLRRRISQELGWSVSVPEYRDSVELSGGDQPASSSL from the coding sequence ATGCGAATGTCATTTCTCGGCGCGGCCGGCACGGTCACCGGCAGCAAGTACTTGCTGGAGTATGAAGGCCAGCACGTACTGATCGATTGCGGCCTGTTCCAGGGTTACAAGCAGTTGCGCCTGCATAACTGGGATCCGTTCCAGCTACCGGTTCGCGACCTGGATGCCATTGTCCTGACCCATGCCCACCTGGATCACAGCGGCTACTTGCCGGTACTGGCGCGCAACGGCTACCGAGGCCCGGTGTATGCCACGGCCGCCACCTGTGAGCTGGTGAAAATCCTGTTGCGCGACAGTGGCCGCCTGCAGGAGGAAGAGGCCGAGTTCGCCAATCGCCATGGCTACTCGAAACACACCCCGGCGCTACCGCTCTATACCGAGCAGGATGCGGAACGCGCCCTGAAGCTGCTGCGGCCGCTGGAGTTGCACCATCGGGTCGATATCGTCCCGGGTATGAGCATCCAGTTGCGCTGCGCCGGGCATATTCTCGGCGCGGCCACGGTGGAAGTCGTGGCCGGCGGCGTCACGCTGGTGTGCTCCGGGGACCTGGGGCGGCCCAACGACCCTTTGATGTTCGCCCCGGAAACCATCGAGCACGCCGATTATTTGCTGGTGGAGTCGACCTATGGCGATCGCCGGCACCCCGTCGAGTCGCCGGAAGAGCAACTGGCACAGGTCATCAACCGTACCGCGATGCGCCGCGGCATCACCCTGGTACCGTCGTTTGCGGTCGGGCGCGCGCAATTGCTGATGTATCACCTGTACCGGCTGCTACAGCGGCGAGCGATCCCAGACCTGCCGATCTACCTCAACAGCCCCATGGCCACCGATGTCACGCGCCTGTACCAGCGTTTTCGCAGTGAGCACCGTCTCTCCCAGGAAGAGTGTGAAGGTATGTGCCATGTCGCGCATTTCGTGCGCACGACCCAGGAATCGATCAACCTGGATCTGCAACGCACGCCCGCGGTGATCATCGCCGCCAGTGGCATGGCCACCGGTGGCCGGGTGGTTCACCACCTCAAGGCGCTGGCCCCCAACCCGATCAATACGTTGCTGGTGCCGGGCTTCCAGGCCGGCGGCACCCGCGGCGCGCAGATAGTCGCGGGCGCCGAGTCGGTGCGTATCCACGGCAAGGATGTGCCAATCCGCGCCGAAGTAGTGCCGATGGAAACCTTGTCCGCGCACGCCGACGCCGATGAAATCATGCAGTGGCTGCGCGGGTTCAAGCGGCCACCGAAGCACACCTTTGTGGTGCACGGCGAACCCAACGCCTCGGACGTGCTGCGCCGGCGCATCAGCCAGGAGTTGGGATGGTCGGTCTCGGTGCCGGAGTACCGCGACAGCGTCGAGCTCTCGGGGGGCGACCAGCCTGCAAGCTCATCGCTCTGA
- a CDS encoding heavy metal translocating P-type ATPase, protein MFGKWLNPVLLLFCVLTLLAGGVAHMAQKPGWASLGWAAGSLVMALVLLVEIARRLARREAGVDLIALMSMVAALALEQMLVAAVIALMLATGRTLEFFTRQRAERELRALIDRAPRFAWLQEQGGLRRIPVEQIQPQQTLLVRLGEVIPVDGRLLSPAAILDESALSGESLPVTRRKGEQLPSGVSNVGAPFLLTATRTAAQSTYAGIVRLAETARRSRAPFVRLADRYALLFIPLTLLIATVAWQMSGDPLRVLAVLVVATPCPLILAVPISIMSGISRAARRGILIKDGTTLEALAGIRQVFLDKTGTLTSGHARLQSIEVNGLANPQHLLGLAASLAQASTHPICQAMVEAAHQRHLSLSVPREVEEHPGSGLCGLVEGRRVRFGTLSFAHEQMPVTDWTTAMLRHMDYLACSGSFIDVDGTLAGLLVFSDKVRRETPQTLRRLRNRGIEKIVMLTGDRLETAEMIALSAGIDELRAGLTPKDKVQAVQEGCQRASTLMVGDGINDAPSLAAANVGVAMGASGATASAQAAGVVLLVDRLDRLVDALDIARRTCRIARQGVWVGMGMSLLAMVVAALGYLPPLVGAVVQEGIDVLIIINALRALGPLQAMGPRKLAAEHIDRLQDEHQQLAAVLSDLHQLASDFSRRPLEQAQADLLELLGKLQTSLAQHERDDENTLYPLLNRSLPGEDPLSTMSHAHREIFRLIHLLARMSADFSADPATAPAEAIQHQLIRLDTLVRLHFDQEEELYRYLDWR, encoded by the coding sequence ATGTTCGGCAAGTGGCTGAACCCGGTGCTATTGCTGTTCTGCGTCCTGACGCTCCTGGCCGGTGGCGTTGCACATATGGCGCAGAAGCCTGGCTGGGCATCGCTAGGCTGGGCCGCAGGCAGCCTGGTGATGGCCCTGGTCCTGCTCGTCGAGATTGCCCGGCGCCTGGCCCGGCGCGAGGCGGGTGTAGACCTGATCGCGCTGATGTCGATGGTCGCCGCCCTGGCCCTGGAGCAGATGCTGGTGGCGGCGGTGATTGCCTTGATGCTGGCTACCGGACGCACCCTGGAGTTCTTCACCAGGCAACGCGCCGAGCGCGAGCTTCGCGCGCTCATCGATCGGGCACCACGTTTTGCCTGGCTGCAGGAGCAGGGCGGCTTACGCAGGATCCCGGTCGAACAGATCCAACCGCAGCAGACATTGCTGGTGCGCCTGGGGGAGGTGATACCCGTCGATGGTCGCCTGCTGAGTCCCGCGGCCATCCTGGACGAATCGGCGCTCAGCGGTGAGTCGTTGCCGGTAACCCGTCGTAAAGGTGAGCAACTGCCCAGTGGCGTATCCAATGTCGGTGCACCTTTCCTGTTAACCGCCACGCGAACGGCAGCGCAAAGCACCTATGCCGGGATAGTGCGGCTGGCGGAGACGGCACGACGCTCGCGCGCACCTTTTGTGCGCCTGGCCGACCGCTATGCGCTGCTGTTCATTCCGCTGACCTTGCTGATCGCCACCGTAGCCTGGCAAATGAGTGGCGATCCCTTGCGGGTTCTGGCGGTTCTGGTGGTCGCCACACCATGCCCGTTGATCCTGGCGGTGCCGATTTCCATCATGTCAGGCATTTCGAGGGCGGCGCGGCGCGGGATATTGATCAAGGACGGCACGACCCTGGAGGCGTTGGCCGGGATCAGGCAGGTATTTCTCGACAAGACCGGCACACTGACCAGCGGCCATGCGCGCCTGCAGTCGATAGAGGTCAACGGGCTGGCCAATCCTCAGCACCTGCTTGGCCTGGCCGCCTCGCTGGCGCAGGCTTCGACGCACCCGATCTGCCAGGCAATGGTCGAGGCGGCACATCAACGCCATTTATCACTCAGCGTTCCGCGGGAGGTGGAGGAACATCCTGGCTCGGGGCTTTGTGGCCTGGTCGAAGGCCGGCGCGTGCGTTTCGGCACCTTGTCTTTTGCTCATGAACAAATGCCCGTGACTGACTGGACCACGGCCATGCTGCGCCACATGGATTACCTGGCCTGTAGCGGCAGCTTCATCGACGTGGACGGGACGCTGGCTGGCCTGCTGGTGTTCTCGGATAAGGTGCGCCGAGAAACCCCGCAAACCTTGCGGCGATTGCGCAACCGAGGCATCGAGAAAATCGTCATGCTCACCGGGGACCGCCTGGAAACCGCCGAGATGATTGCCCTGTCTGCCGGGATAGACGAGCTGCGAGCCGGGTTGACTCCCAAGGATAAAGTGCAGGCTGTCCAGGAGGGCTGCCAGCGCGCCAGCACACTGATGGTCGGCGACGGCATCAACGATGCCCCCTCGCTGGCGGCGGCCAATGTCGGTGTGGCGATGGGCGCCAGCGGTGCCACGGCGTCTGCGCAAGCGGCGGGTGTCGTATTGCTGGTCGATCGCCTGGACCGTCTGGTCGATGCGCTGGACATCGCTCGCCGGACCTGCCGGATCGCCCGGCAGGGCGTATGGGTCGGCATGGGCATGTCATTGCTGGCCATGGTCGTGGCTGCGCTCGGTTACCTGCCACCACTTGTCGGCGCCGTTGTGCAGGAGGGCATTGATGTGTTGATCATCATCAACGCCCTGCGTGCATTGGGGCCTCTACAGGCAATGGGCCCACGAAAACTAGCCGCAGAACATATCGATCGCCTGCAAGACGAACACCAACAACTGGCCGCAGTGCTGAGCGATCTGCATCAACTGGCCAGTGACTTTTCGCGGCGCCCCCTTGAGCAGGCACAGGCCGACTTGCTGGAACTGCTTGGAAAGCTGCAGACATCGCTGGCGCAACATGAGCGAGACGATGAAAACACCCTGTACCCGCTGTTGAATCGAAGCCTGCCGGGCGAGGACCCCCTGTCGACGATGAGCCACGCTCACCGGGAGATTTTTCGCCTTATCCATTTGCTGGCACGTATGAGCGCCGATTTCAGCGCCGACCCCGCCACGGCTCCCGCCGAGGCGATTCAGCATCAGTTGATTCGCCTGGATACCCTCGTGAGGCTGCATTTCGATCAGGAGGAAGAGCTGTACCGTTATCTTGACTGGCGCTAG
- a CDS encoding universal stress protein: MSQYQRLLLIINPALRHSQVMNHAAALAKASGASLHVCALMPSWKLLALLEEGDRKKARADYLQDHRDWLKEQAKNMRDRGLVVTTEVAWADDLQQDILDHVMEMQPDLLIKQVQHEPALKRAFFTPLDWRLLRHCPIPIYLVGEGGHAMPRKVAAAVDASSSDPQGDELNERIIKQACDLAMQCDAELHLLYACDISAAYLADMGGLTLADLTREQRRDMEKSFLKLAGRYGVSSDRRHFIQGHPVPVLSEFAHQQQVDVIVMGRVQSRGLDKLLGSTTEHILYQVPCSVLAI, translated from the coding sequence ATGAGCCAGTATCAACGGTTATTGCTGATCATCAACCCGGCCCTGCGTCACTCCCAGGTCATGAACCATGCCGCAGCCCTGGCCAAGGCCAGCGGAGCGAGCCTGCATGTCTGTGCCTTGATGCCTTCCTGGAAACTCTTGGCATTGCTCGAAGAAGGCGACCGGAAAAAGGCGCGCGCGGATTACCTGCAAGACCATCGCGACTGGCTCAAGGAACAAGCGAAAAATATGCGTGACAGGGGGCTGGTGGTGACGACAGAGGTGGCCTGGGCCGATGACCTGCAGCAAGACATTCTCGATCACGTCATGGAGATGCAGCCCGACCTGCTGATCAAACAAGTGCAGCACGAACCGGCACTCAAGCGCGCTTTTTTCACCCCGCTGGATTGGCGTTTGCTGCGCCATTGCCCGATACCGATCTATCTGGTTGGCGAAGGTGGCCATGCGATGCCGCGCAAGGTGGCGGCGGCGGTCGATGCTTCGAGTAGCGATCCACAGGGCGACGAGCTCAATGAGCGGATCATCAAGCAGGCCTGCGACCTTGCCATGCAGTGCGACGCCGAGCTGCACCTGCTGTATGCCTGCGATATTTCAGCCGCCTATCTGGCCGACATGGGCGGGCTGACACTTGCCGACCTCACTAGAGAGCAGCGCAGGGACATGGAAAAGTCGTTCCTCAAACTGGCCGGTCGGTATGGCGTGTCCTCTGACCGCCGGCATTTCATCCAGGGACACCCCGTTCCGGTGCTGAGCGAGTTCGCCCATCAGCAACAGGTGGATGTGATCGTGATGGGCCGAGTCCAGTCCCGGGGCCTGGATAAACTGCTGGGCAGCACGACCGAACATATCCTCTATCAGGTGCCTTGCAGCGTCTTGGCGATATAG
- a CDS encoding phosphoribosyltransferase: MSKSPSLQTILRDRADAGRRLVEPLLEYAHRPDVIVLALPRGGVPVAYEVAKALDIRLDLMLVRKLGVPSREEFAMGAIASGGIQILNEDALRAHPVDQASFNAVVARETQELLRREQVYREGRPPLRLKDQVVILIDDGLATGASMKAAIHAVRAQAPARIVIAVPVAPLETVEALRSEVDELICPLTPEWMMSIGYWYLDFSQTPDTEVIDLLQRAWQRESVPGPSAQESRDV, from the coding sequence ATGTCCAAGAGTCCTTCATTGCAAACCATCTTGCGCGATCGGGCAGATGCCGGTCGACGCCTGGTGGAGCCGTTGCTCGAATATGCCCATCGACCCGATGTCATTGTCCTCGCCTTGCCCCGTGGTGGTGTTCCGGTTGCCTATGAGGTGGCCAAGGCCCTGGACATTCGCCTGGACCTGATGCTGGTCCGCAAGCTGGGCGTACCCTCGCGCGAGGAGTTCGCCATGGGCGCCATAGCCAGCGGCGGCATTCAAATCCTCAATGAAGACGCCCTGCGCGCCCATCCGGTCGATCAAGCCAGTTTCAATGCCGTGGTAGCGCGGGAAACGCAGGAGTTGTTGCGTCGTGAACAGGTTTACCGGGAGGGCCGTCCACCGTTGCGACTCAAGGATCAGGTGGTGATTCTGATCGACGACGGCCTGGCCACAGGCGCCTCGATGAAGGCGGCGATTCACGCGGTGCGTGCGCAAGCACCGGCGCGCATTGTCATTGCGGTGCCGGTTGCGCCGCTTGAGACAGTGGAGGCGCTGCGCAGCGAAGTGGATGAGCTGATCTGCCCGCTCACCCCCGAGTGGATGATGTCGATCGGCTACTGGTACCTGGATTTTTCCCAGACGCCGGATACCGAGGTCATCGATCTGTTGCAGCGCGCCTGGCAACGGGAATCGGTTCCCGGCCCCTCGGCCCAGGAGTCTCGCGATGTTTGA
- a CDS encoding dienelactone hydrolase family protein has translation MFEPRSRQLDLEGIELSADLRLPPGARALVVFAHGSGSGRSSPRNRYVAESLARHGLGSLLSDLLTETEQHLDNRTRELRFDIALLARRLTEVIDWIGRDLELQSLRIGLFGASTGAAAALLAAAARPDVVHAVVSRGGRTDLAGPVLSRVKAPTLQIVGAQDPVVFGLNCQSSRALQCEQRLEVVAGATHLFEEPGALEEVARLAGDWFETYLHGPAP, from the coding sequence ATGTTTGAACCTCGATCTCGACAGCTGGACCTGGAGGGCATTGAACTATCAGCCGATTTGCGCCTGCCTCCGGGCGCTAGGGCGCTGGTGGTCTTCGCTCATGGCAGTGGCAGCGGCCGTTCAAGCCCACGCAATCGGTACGTTGCCGAGTCGCTGGCCAGGCACGGGCTGGGGTCGCTGCTGTCCGACCTGCTCACGGAGACCGAGCAACACCTGGATAACCGGACCCGGGAGCTGCGTTTCGACATCGCATTGCTTGCCAGGCGACTGACTGAGGTGATCGACTGGATCGGTCGGGACCTGGAGTTGCAATCACTGCGGATCGGCCTGTTCGGCGCAAGTACCGGTGCGGCCGCGGCGCTGCTGGCCGCAGCCGCACGGCCGGATGTGGTGCACGCCGTGGTCAGTCGGGGAGGGCGAACCGATCTGGCGGGGCCTGTGCTGTCTCGAGTGAAGGCACCGACCCTGCAGATCGTTGGTGCACAGGATCCAGTGGTGTTCGGCCTGAATTGCCAAAGCAGTCGTGCCCTGCAGTGTGAGCAGCGCCTGGAAGTCGTGGCCGGCGCCACGCATCTGTTTGAAGAGCCCGGTGCCCTCGAGGAAGTCGCCAGGCTTGCTGGCGACTGGTTTGAGACGTATCTGCACGGCCCCGCTCCATAG
- a CDS encoding erythromycin esterase family protein yields the protein MNTPSQDMLDSLYGLPAHIDQAAITPLLRQYAEPLPELDSSAFGEMFDRYADARVVMIGEASHGTSDFYQARAAITRRLIEQHGFNIVAVEADWPDASHVDRYVRGLAHSAWKRHIFSRFPTWMWRNTEVKGFAHWLHQFNHQHAPQRRVEFRGLDVYSLRNSIHEVLSYLDRVDPQLAREARRRYGCLTPWQDDPALYGHFVERGGLMPCEQPVVEQLNTLLTEQLAGLIKDDEAFFDATQNARVVLAAEQYYRAIYRGSTASWNLRDRHMFDTLRALLEHRGPQAKAVVWAHNSHIGNAAATEMGWKGQFNIGQLCRSAFGREVVLIGMGTDRGQVAAADDWDGDLLIKDIRPSRPDSWEYQFLKAGVAASLTDWRDPQRKELRRALSKPLLERAIGVIYRPESERGSHYFEAVLAEQFDAMIWIEQTKPVKALPLPKSQELEPEDETFPFGV from the coding sequence ATGAACACCCCTTCCCAAGACATGCTCGATAGTCTGTACGGCTTGCCTGCGCACATTGATCAGGCAGCCATTACCCCTCTCTTGCGCCAATACGCCGAGCCCCTGCCGGAGCTGGATTCGTCCGCTTTCGGTGAAATGTTCGACCGCTACGCGGATGCGCGCGTGGTGATGATCGGTGAGGCCAGTCATGGCACCAGCGACTTCTACCAAGCCCGGGCAGCGATCACCCGAAGGCTGATCGAGCAGCACGGGTTCAACATCGTTGCCGTTGAAGCAGACTGGCCGGACGCGAGCCATGTCGATCGTTACGTGCGCGGGTTGGCACACTCGGCCTGGAAGCGCCATATCTTCAGCCGATTCCCGACCTGGATGTGGCGCAACACCGAAGTGAAGGGGTTCGCCCACTGGCTGCACCAATTCAACCACCAGCATGCCCCGCAGCGCCGCGTCGAATTCCGTGGCCTGGACGTTTACAGTTTGCGCAACTCCATTCATGAAGTCCTGAGCTATCTGGACCGGGTCGACCCGCAGTTGGCCCGTGAAGCTCGCCGGCGCTATGGCTGCTTGACGCCCTGGCAGGATGACCCGGCGCTGTACGGTCACTTCGTCGAGCGCGGGGGGCTGATGCCTTGTGAGCAGCCAGTGGTCGAACAGCTCAATACCCTGCTGACCGAGCAACTGGCCGGGCTCATCAAGGACGACGAGGCGTTCTTCGATGCGACGCAAAACGCCCGGGTGGTGCTGGCGGCGGAACAATACTACCGCGCGATTTATCGAGGCTCGACAGCCTCCTGGAACCTGCGCGACCGACATATGTTCGACACGTTGCGCGCGCTGCTTGAACACCGAGGCCCGCAAGCCAAAGCCGTGGTCTGGGCACACAATTCCCATATCGGCAATGCGGCGGCCACGGAAATGGGCTGGAAGGGGCAGTTCAATATCGGTCAACTGTGCCGCAGTGCCTTCGGGCGAGAGGTCGTTCTGATCGGCATGGGCACCGATCGTGGCCAGGTGGCTGCGGCCGACGACTGGGATGGTGACCTGTTGATCAAGGACATCCGGCCGTCGCGCCCGGACAGCTGGGAGTATCAGTTCCTCAAGGCCGGCGTTGCAGCGTCATTGACCGACTGGCGTGATCCACAGCGCAAGGAACTTCGTCGCGCTCTTTCCAAACCCTTGCTGGAGCGAGCCATCGGTGTGATTTATCGCCCCGAGAGCGAGCGTGGCAGTCACTACTTCGAAGCGGTGCTGGCCGAACAGTTCGACGCCATGATCTGGATCGAGCAAACGAAACCGGTAAAAGCGCTGCCGCTGCCGAAAAGCCAGGAGCTGGAACCGGAAGACGAAACCTTTCCGTTCGGTGTATGA